One segment of Macaca fascicularis isolate 582-1 chromosome 4, T2T-MFA8v1.1 DNA contains the following:
- the POU5F1 gene encoding POU domain, class 5, transcription factor 1 isoform X2, with protein sequence MAGHLASDFAFSPPPGGGGDGPGGPEPGWVDPRTWLSFQGPPGGPGIGPGVGPGSEVWGIPPCPPPYEFCGGMAYCGPQVGVGLVPQGGLETSQPEGEAGAGVESNSDGASPEPCTVPTGAVKLEKEKLEQNPEESQDIKALQKELEQFAKLLKQKRITLGYTQADVGLTLGVLFDMQSRNPGAGPKEKANQYREPSERQPGESVPAVPETHPAADQPHRPAAWAREGCGPSVVL encoded by the exons ATGGCGGGACACCTGGCTTCGGATTTCGCCTTCTCGCCccctccaggaggtggaggtgatgggCCAGGGGGGCCGGAGCCGGGCTGGGTTGATCCTCGGACCTGGCTAAGCTTCCAAGGCCCTCCTGGAGGGCCAGGAATCGGGCCGGGGGTTGGGCCAGGCTCCGAGGTGTGGGGGATTCCCCCGTGCCCCCCGCCATATGAGTTCTGTGGGGGGATGGCGTACTGTGGGCCTCAGGTTGGAGTGGGGCTAGTGCCCCAAGGTGGCTTGGAGACCTCTCAGCCTGAGGGCGAAGCAGGAGCCGGGGTGGAGAGCAACTCCGATGGGGCCTCCCCAGAGCCCTGCACCGTCCCCACTGGTGCCGTGAAGCTGGAGAAGGAGAAGCTGGAGCAAAACCCGGAGGAG TCCCAGGACATCAAAGCTCTGCAGAAAGAACTCGAGCAATTTGCCAAGCTCCTGAAGCAGAAGAGGATCACCCTGGGATATACACAGGCCGATGTGGGGCTCACCCTGGGGGTTCTATTTG ATATGCAAAGCAGAAACCCTGGTGCAGGCCCGAAAGAGAAAGCGAACCAGTATCGAGAACCGAGTGAGAGGCAGCCTGGAGAATCTGTTCCTGCAGTGCCCGAAACCCACCCTGCAGCAGATCAGCCACATCGCCCAGCAGCTTGGGCTCGAGAAGGAT GTGGTCCGAGTGTGGTTCTGTAA
- the POU5F1 gene encoding POU domain, class 5, transcription factor 1 isoform X1: protein MAGHLASDFAFSPPPGGGGDGPGGPEPGWVDPRTWLSFQGPPGGPGIGPGVGPGSEVWGIPPCPPPYEFCGGMAYCGPQVGVGLVPQGGLETSQPEGEAGAGVESNSDGASPEPCTVPTGAVKLEKEKLEQNPEESQDIKALQKELEQFAKLLKQKRITLGYTQADVGLTLGVLFGKVFSQTTICRFEALQLSFKNMCKLRPLLQKWVEEADNNENLQEICKAETLVQARKRKRTSIENRVRGSLENLFLQCPKPTLQQISHIAQQLGLEKDVVRVWFCNRRQKGKRSSSDYAQREDFEAAGSPFSGGPVSFPLAPGPHFGTPGYGSPHFTALYSSVPFPEGEAFPPVSVTTLGSPMHSN, encoded by the exons ATGGCGGGACACCTGGCTTCGGATTTCGCCTTCTCGCCccctccaggaggtggaggtgatgggCCAGGGGGGCCGGAGCCGGGCTGGGTTGATCCTCGGACCTGGCTAAGCTTCCAAGGCCCTCCTGGAGGGCCAGGAATCGGGCCGGGGGTTGGGCCAGGCTCCGAGGTGTGGGGGATTCCCCCGTGCCCCCCGCCATATGAGTTCTGTGGGGGGATGGCGTACTGTGGGCCTCAGGTTGGAGTGGGGCTAGTGCCCCAAGGTGGCTTGGAGACCTCTCAGCCTGAGGGCGAAGCAGGAGCCGGGGTGGAGAGCAACTCCGATGGGGCCTCCCCAGAGCCCTGCACCGTCCCCACTGGTGCCGTGAAGCTGGAGAAGGAGAAGCTGGAGCAAAACCCGGAGGAG TCCCAGGACATCAAAGCTCTGCAGAAAGAACTCGAGCAATTTGCCAAGCTCCTGAAGCAGAAGAGGATCACCCTGGGATATACACAGGCCGATGTGGGGCTCACCCTGGGGGTTCTATTTG GGAAGGTGTTCAGCCAAACGACCATCTGCCGCTTTGAGGCTCTGCAGCTTAGCTTCAAGAACATGTGTAAGCTGCGGCCCTTGCTGCAGAAGTGGGTGGAGGAAGCTGACAACAATGAAAATCTTCAGGag ATATGCAAAGCAGAAACCCTGGTGCAGGCCCGAAAGAGAAAGCGAACCAGTATCGAGAACCGAGTGAGAGGCAGCCTGGAGAATCTGTTCCTGCAGTGCCCGAAACCCACCCTGCAGCAGATCAGCCACATCGCCCAGCAGCTTGGGCTCGAGAAGGAT GTGGTCCGAGTGTGGTTCTGTAACCGGCGCCAGAAGGGCAAGCGATCGAGCAGTGACTATGCACAACGAGAGGATTTTGAGGCTGCTGGGTCTCCTTTCTCAGGGGGACCAGTGTCCTTTCCTCTGGCCCCAGGGCCCCATTTTGGTACCCCAGGCTATGGGAGCCCTCACTTCACTGCACTGTACTCCTCGGTCCCTTTCCCTGAGGGGGAAGCCTTTCCCCCTGTCTCCGTCACCACTCTGGGCTCTCCCATGCATTCAAACTGA
- the TCF19 gene encoding transcription factor 19 isoform X3, with the protein MLPCFQLLRIGGGRGGDLYTFHPPAGAGCTYRLGHRADLCDVALRPQQEPGLISGIHAELHAEPRGDDWRVSLEDHSLQGTLVNNVRLPRGHRLELSDGDLLTFGPEGPPGTSPSEFYFMFQQVRVKPQDFAAITIPRSRGETRAGAGFRPMLPSQGAPQRPLSTLSPAPKATLILNSIGSLSKLRPQPLTFSPSWGGPRSLPVPAPPGEVGNAPSAPPPRNRRKSVHRVLAELDDDSQPSESPPPVLMEPRKKLRVDKAPLTPTGGILIDF; encoded by the exons ATGCTGCCCTGCTTCCAACTGCTGCGCATCGGGGGCGGCAGGGGCGGTGATCTCTACACCTTCCACCCCCCCGCCGGGGCTGGCTGCACCTATCGCTTGGGCCACAGGGCCGACCTGTGTGATGTGGCTCTGCGGCCCCAGCAGGAGCCTGGCCTCATCTCTGGGATCCACGCCGAACTGCACGCCGAGCCCCGGGGTGATGATTGGAGGGTCAGCCTGGAAGACCACAGCCTCCAAG GTACTTTGGTCAATAATGTCCGACTCCCAAGAGGTCACAGGCTGGAATTGAGTGATGGAGACCTCCTGACCTTTGGCCCTGAAGGGCCGCCAGGAACCAGCCCCTCGGAGTTCTACTTCATGTTCCAACAAGTACGAGTCAAGCCTCAGGACTTTGCTGCCATTACCATCCCACGATCTAGGGGAGAAACCCGGGCTGGGGCTGGTTTCCGGCCTATGCTGCCCTCCCAGGGGGCTCCACAGCGGCCTCTCAgcaccctctcccctgcccccaagGCCACACTGATCCTGAACTCCATCGGCAGCCTCAGCAAGCTCCGGCCCCAGCCCCTCACCTTCTCCCCTAGTTGGGGTGGACCAAGGAGCCTGCCTGTTCCCGCCCCACCTGGGGAAGTGGGGAACGCCCCTTCTGCTCCACCCCCACGCAATCGGAGGAAATCTGTTCACCGAGTGTTGGCGGAACTGGATGATGATAGTCAGCCTTCTGAGAGCCCACCACCGGTCCTTATGGAGCCCAGGAAGAAACTCCGTGTAGACAAAGCCCCACTGACTCCCACTGG AGGCATCctaattgatttttga
- the TCF19 gene encoding transcription factor 19 isoform X2: MLPCFQLLRIGGGRGGDLYTFHPPAGAGCTYRLGHRADLCDVALRPQQEPGLISGIHAELHAEPRGDDWRVSLEDHSLQGTLVNNVRLPRGHRLELSDGDLLTFGPEGPPGTSPSEFYFMFQQVRVKPQDFAAITIPRSRGETRAGAGFRPMLPSQGAPQRPLSTLSPAPKATLILNSIGSLSKLRPQPLTFSPSWGGPRSLPVPAPPGEVGNAPSAPPPRNRRKSVHRVLAELDDDSQPSESPPPVLMEPRKKLRVDKAPLTPTGNWHIQGMQSTMKGQRDPGLKENTCQVMKVRSSLQGVVAHAYNSSTLGG, translated from the exons ATGCTGCCCTGCTTCCAACTGCTGCGCATCGGGGGCGGCAGGGGCGGTGATCTCTACACCTTCCACCCCCCCGCCGGGGCTGGCTGCACCTATCGCTTGGGCCACAGGGCCGACCTGTGTGATGTGGCTCTGCGGCCCCAGCAGGAGCCTGGCCTCATCTCTGGGATCCACGCCGAACTGCACGCCGAGCCCCGGGGTGATGATTGGAGGGTCAGCCTGGAAGACCACAGCCTCCAAG GTACTTTGGTCAATAATGTCCGACTCCCAAGAGGTCACAGGCTGGAATTGAGTGATGGAGACCTCCTGACCTTTGGCCCTGAAGGGCCGCCAGGAACCAGCCCCTCGGAGTTCTACTTCATGTTCCAACAAGTACGAGTCAAGCCTCAGGACTTTGCTGCCATTACCATCCCACGATCTAGGGGAGAAACCCGGGCTGGGGCTGGTTTCCGGCCTATGCTGCCCTCCCAGGGGGCTCCACAGCGGCCTCTCAgcaccctctcccctgcccccaagGCCACACTGATCCTGAACTCCATCGGCAGCCTCAGCAAGCTCCGGCCCCAGCCCCTCACCTTCTCCCCTAGTTGGGGTGGACCAAGGAGCCTGCCTGTTCCCGCCCCACCTGGGGAAGTGGGGAACGCCCCTTCTGCTCCACCCCCACGCAATCGGAGGAAATCTGTTCACCGAGTGTTGGCGGAACTGGATGATGATAGTCAGCCTTCTGAGAGCCCACCACCGGTCCTTATGGAGCCCAGGAAGAAACTCCGTGTAGACAAAGCCCCACTGACTCCCACTGG AAACTGGCACATCCAGGGGATGCAGAGCACCATGAAAGGACAGAGAGACCCTGGACTCAAGGAGAACACCTGTCAGGTTATGAAGGTTAGAAGCTCTTTgcagggcgtggtggcccacgcctacaattccagcactttgggaggctga
- the TCF19 gene encoding transcription factor 19 isoform X1, which yields MLPCFQLLRIGGGRGGDLYTFHPPAGAGCTYRLGHRADLCDVALRPQQEPGLISGIHAELHAEPRGDDWRVSLEDHSLQGTLVNNVRLPRGHRLELSDGDLLTFGPEGPPGTSPSEFYFMFQQVRVKPQDFAAITIPRSRGETRAGAGFRPMLPSQGAPQRPLSTLSPAPKATLILNSIGSLSKLRPQPLTFSPSWGGPRSLPVPAPPGEVGNAPSAPPPRNRRKSVHRVLAELDDDSQPSESPPPVLMEPRKKLRVDKAPLTPTGNRRGRPRKYPVSAPMAPPAVGGGEPCAAPCCCLPQEETVAWVQCDGCDVWFHVACVGCSIQAAREADFRCPGCRAGIQT from the exons ATGCTGCCCTGCTTCCAACTGCTGCGCATCGGGGGCGGCAGGGGCGGTGATCTCTACACCTTCCACCCCCCCGCCGGGGCTGGCTGCACCTATCGCTTGGGCCACAGGGCCGACCTGTGTGATGTGGCTCTGCGGCCCCAGCAGGAGCCTGGCCTCATCTCTGGGATCCACGCCGAACTGCACGCCGAGCCCCGGGGTGATGATTGGAGGGTCAGCCTGGAAGACCACAGCCTCCAAG GTACTTTGGTCAATAATGTCCGACTCCCAAGAGGTCACAGGCTGGAATTGAGTGATGGAGACCTCCTGACCTTTGGCCCTGAAGGGCCGCCAGGAACCAGCCCCTCGGAGTTCTACTTCATGTTCCAACAAGTACGAGTCAAGCCTCAGGACTTTGCTGCCATTACCATCCCACGATCTAGGGGAGAAACCCGGGCTGGGGCTGGTTTCCGGCCTATGCTGCCCTCCCAGGGGGCTCCACAGCGGCCTCTCAgcaccctctcccctgcccccaagGCCACACTGATCCTGAACTCCATCGGCAGCCTCAGCAAGCTCCGGCCCCAGCCCCTCACCTTCTCCCCTAGTTGGGGTGGACCAAGGAGCCTGCCTGTTCCCGCCCCACCTGGGGAAGTGGGGAACGCCCCTTCTGCTCCACCCCCACGCAATCGGAGGAAATCTGTTCACCGAGTGTTGGCGGAACTGGATGATGATAGTCAGCCTTCTGAGAGCCCACCACCGGTCCTTATGGAGCCCAGGAAGAAACTCCGTGTAGACAAAGCCCCACTGACTCCCACTGG AAATCGACGTGGCCGTCCTCGGAAGTACCCAGTGAGCGCCCCCATGGCTCCCCCTGCAGTTGGGGGCGGGGAGCCCTGTGCAGCTCCTTGTTGCTGCCTGCcccaggaagagacagtggcctGGGTTCAGTGTGATGGCTGTGACGTCTGGTTCCATGTGGCCTGTGTTGGCTGCAGCATCCAGGCTGCCAGGGAGGCCGACTTCCGATGCCCAGGGTGCCGGGCTGGCATCCAGACCTAA
- the TCF19 gene encoding transcription factor 19 isoform X4, protein MFQQVRVKPQDFAAITIPRSRGETRAGAGFRPMLPSQGAPQRPLSTLSPAPKATLILNSIGSLSKLRPQPLTFSPSWGGPRSLPVPAPPGEVGNAPSAPPPRNRRKSVHRVLAELDDDSQPSESPPPVLMEPRKKLRVDKAPLTPTGNRRGRPRKYPVSAPMAPPAVGGGEPCAAPCCCLPQEETVAWVQCDGCDVWFHVACVGCSIQAAREADFRCPGCRAGIQT, encoded by the exons ATGTTCCAACAAGTACGAGTCAAGCCTCAGGACTTTGCTGCCATTACCATCCCACGATCTAGGGGAGAAACCCGGGCTGGGGCTGGTTTCCGGCCTATGCTGCCCTCCCAGGGGGCTCCACAGCGGCCTCTCAgcaccctctcccctgcccccaagGCCACACTGATCCTGAACTCCATCGGCAGCCTCAGCAAGCTCCGGCCCCAGCCCCTCACCTTCTCCCCTAGTTGGGGTGGACCAAGGAGCCTGCCTGTTCCCGCCCCACCTGGGGAAGTGGGGAACGCCCCTTCTGCTCCACCCCCACGCAATCGGAGGAAATCTGTTCACCGAGTGTTGGCGGAACTGGATGATGATAGTCAGCCTTCTGAGAGCCCACCACCGGTCCTTATGGAGCCCAGGAAGAAACTCCGTGTAGACAAAGCCCCACTGACTCCCACTGG AAATCGACGTGGCCGTCCTCGGAAGTACCCAGTGAGCGCCCCCATGGCTCCCCCTGCAGTTGGGGGCGGGGAGCCCTGTGCAGCTCCTTGTTGCTGCCTGCcccaggaagagacagtggcctGGGTTCAGTGTGATGGCTGTGACGTCTGGTTCCATGTGGCCTGTGTTGGCTGCAGCATCCAGGCTGCCAGGGAGGCCGACTTCCGATGCCCAGGGTGCCGGGCTGGCATCCAGACCTAA